Proteins encoded by one window of Sardina pilchardus chromosome 7, fSarPil1.1, whole genome shotgun sequence:
- the LOC134088180 gene encoding sialidase-3-like produces MGHPHRPKEIVFGGKSQHFRIPALLYVDKWKKFLAFAERRTCCNKDESAKNLVMRTGTRQSDGEVKWSPIKDLMKATKDKYRTMNPCPVFETDTRTLFLFFICIKDKIKEGDLEPGQTCLCFVSTTDGGETWSNLKDVTDDLVVADKKLSEYKTFAVGPGHGLEVRTSDFTRLLIPAYVKISNEESHSLVLYSDNGGESWQAGQQLSKKTCECQVAKIQGGELYCNARNDGCYRIEALSYNTEASFIILPSPSLKETPHGCQGSVLSFPDPNSSNMWLFFSHPTEGPKSCCESKWTRRDLGIYLRKSLQGPWSKPFIIHPGISGYSDLAQCEEEHRFACLLECGKFCQLKIVFKEFTLGEVLNPGQVVSGSSCSPCCICGSCCLL; encoded by the exons ATGGG ACACCCACATCGTCCTAAAGAGATAGTCTTTGGAGGTAAATCACAACACTTCAGAATTCCGGCTCTTCTCTACGTTGATAAATGGAAAAAATTCCTGGCGTTTGCAGAGAGGCGCACCTGTTGCAACAAAGATGAGAGTGCAAAGAACCTGGTGATGAGAACAGGCACCAGGCAGTCAGATGGAGAAGTGAAG TGGTCTCCCATAAAGGACTTGATGAAAGCAACCAAAGATAAATACCGCACCATGAACCCCTGTCCAGTCTTTGAGACAGACACAAGGACACTGTTTCTCTTCTTCATCTGTATTAAAGACAAGATAAAAGAAGGAGACCTTGAGCCAGGCCAAACCTGCTTGTGCTTTGTTAGCACCACGGACGGCGGTGAGACCTGGAGTAACTTAAAAGATGTGACAGATGATTTAGTGGTTGCTGATAAAAAGCTTTCAGAGTACAAAACCTTTGCAGTGGGACCAGGACATGGCCTAGAGGTGAGAACCAGTGATTTTACGAGGCTACTGATCCCAGCCTATGTTAAAATTAGCAATGAGGAAAGCCACTCTTTGGTTTTGTACAGTGACAATGGGGGAGAGTCGTGGCAGGCGGGACAGCAGTTGTCTAAGAAGACTTGTGAATGTCAGGTGGCGAAGATTCAAGGTGGCGAGCTGTACTGTAATGCGCGTAATGACGGGTGTTACCGGATAGAGGCGCTTAGTTATAACACAGAGGCCAGTTTTATCATATTACCGAGTCCGTCTCTGAAGGAAACACCCCATGGGTGCCAGGGTAGTGTGCTAAGTTTCCCTGACCCTAACTCCTCCAACATGTGGCTCTTCTTCAGTCACCCGACCGAGGGGCCCAAGAGTTGTTGTGAGAGTAAGTGGACACGGAGGGATCTGGGCATCTACCTGAGAAAGTCTCTTCAGGGGCCATGGAGTAAGCCCTTCATCATCCACCCAGGGATAAGTGGCTACTCTGACCTGGCCCAGTGTGAGGAAGAGCATCGCTTTGCCTGCCTGCTGGAGTGTGGAAAGTTCTGCCAGCTAAAGATCGTCTTTAAGGAGTTTACACTCGGCGAGGTTCTAAACCCAGGTCAAGTAGTCAGCGGAAGTTCTTGTAGTCCTTGCTGTATTTGTGGCAGTTGCTGCCTTCTGTGA